From a region of the Qipengyuania spongiae genome:
- a CDS encoding RluA family pseudouridine synthase — translation MTTPEILFEDGETLVIDKPAGLPIERPRKGGHSLEDHLEALKLGFQRPPVPVHRLDTDTSGCLLLARNPKALKRFNRAFEDRLVGKTYLGVLDGLPQGEEGTIELSLAKISSAEKGWRMIAAKKGKPAITHWRVLATQNGKALIEFGPETGRTHQIRIHALAGLGAPLLGDPVYGRVHGKSSGAARTMLHAAALSIPREGKPPVNATAPFPADFAALGFADPVG, via the coding sequence ATGACGACACCTGAAATCCTGTTCGAAGACGGCGAGACGCTGGTGATCGACAAGCCCGCCGGCCTGCCGATCGAGCGCCCGCGCAAGGGCGGGCACAGCCTCGAGGATCATCTCGAGGCGCTGAAGCTCGGCTTCCAGCGGCCTCCCGTGCCGGTCCACCGGCTCGATACCGATACCAGCGGCTGCCTGCTGCTGGCGCGCAATCCCAAGGCATTGAAGCGCTTCAACCGCGCCTTCGAGGATCGGCTGGTCGGCAAGACCTATCTCGGCGTGCTCGACGGCCTGCCGCAAGGCGAGGAGGGGACGATCGAACTCTCGCTCGCCAAGATCAGCAGCGCGGAGAAGGGCTGGCGGATGATCGCGGCGAAGAAGGGCAAGCCCGCGATCACCCATTGGCGCGTGCTCGCGACGCAGAATGGCAAGGCGCTGATCGAATTCGGCCCCGAGACCGGCCGCACTCACCAGATCCGCATCCATGCCCTGGCCGGACTGGGCGCGCCGCTGCTGGGCGATCCGGTCTACGGACGGGTCCACGGCAAGAGTTCGGGCGCGGCGCGCACCATGCTTCACGCCGCCGCGCTGTCGATCCCGCGCGAAGGCAAGCCGCCGGTCAATGCCACCGCACCCTTCCCCGCCGATTTCGCCGCCCTCGGCTTTGCCGATCCGGTCGGCTGA
- the pabB gene encoding aminodeoxychorismate synthase component I, giving the protein METRAPLVLLDDARESGAREDGPREEGAADALLYENPREIFVARRPAEVAAVLEAADAARRESGGTLAGYIAYEAGLALEPRLAPLADARSGAAGPLVWLGLFDDPTRIAAADIPDWLAARQRGTASLGPLDPQVSPGAYEAMFAELQEAVRAGDIYQANLTFPLAGGFTGDPVALYAALRPAAKAGYGGLVFDGSHWLLSLSPELFVSLKGRAAKTKPMKGTRPRSADAATDTALRDDLAGSAKDKAENLMIVDLLRNDLARVAEPGSVRVDEPFAIESYPTVHQMVSTVRADLAEGHGAIDLVRALFPCGSVTGAPKIRAMELIDKVERDSRGPYCGAIGRIGVDGEAAFNVAIRTLRLTEIENGRGKAVLGVGGAIVADSDARTEWREALLKGGFVRAAPGFAASGCDLIETMRFDPDGGIARLELHLARIRDSATTLGFAFDRHEARNCLHALCFDLEQPMVVRLLVSRGGAIALEAKRLPDHWPDPAGAIALPLPVDPGDVRLRHKTSDRGFYDDAHDVALSEGAAEAILVRDDGLVTEGAISNIFLRGADGVLLTPPATLGLLPGVLRRSLLESGEAREAELTLDDLAEGFLLGNSVRGLHPARLKR; this is encoded by the coding sequence ATGGAAACGCGCGCGCCTCTGGTCCTGCTCGACGATGCTCGGGAAAGCGGGGCGCGGGAAGACGGGCCGCGAGAAGAGGGGGCGGCCGACGCGCTTCTCTACGAGAACCCGCGCGAGATTTTCGTCGCGCGACGCCCGGCCGAGGTCGCCGCGGTGCTCGAGGCGGCCGATGCGGCGCGGCGCGAGAGCGGTGGCACGCTGGCGGGATATATCGCCTACGAGGCGGGGCTGGCGCTCGAACCTCGGCTGGCGCCGTTGGCCGATGCGCGCAGCGGCGCGGCAGGGCCGCTGGTGTGGCTCGGCCTGTTCGACGACCCCACGCGCATCGCCGCCGCGGACATTCCCGACTGGCTCGCCGCGCGGCAGCGGGGCACGGCGTCGCTCGGCCCGCTCGACCCGCAGGTTTCGCCCGGCGCCTACGAGGCGATGTTCGCCGAGTTGCAGGAAGCGGTCCGCGCGGGCGACATCTATCAGGCCAATCTCACCTTCCCGCTCGCCGGGGGCTTCACCGGCGATCCGGTGGCGCTCTACGCCGCGCTGCGCCCGGCGGCGAAAGCAGGCTATGGCGGGCTGGTGTTCGACGGATCGCACTGGCTGCTGAGCCTTTCGCCCGAGCTTTTCGTCTCGCTCAAGGGCCGCGCGGCGAAGACCAAGCCGATGAAGGGCACCCGGCCGCGCAGTGCCGATGCCGCCACCGACACCGCGCTGAGGGACGATCTCGCCGGCTCCGCCAAGGACAAGGCGGAGAACCTGATGATCGTCGACCTGCTGCGCAACGATCTGGCGCGCGTGGCCGAGCCGGGCAGCGTGCGGGTGGACGAGCCTTTCGCCATCGAGAGCTATCCCACGGTGCACCAGATGGTCAGCACCGTGCGTGCCGACCTTGCCGAAGGGCACGGCGCGATCGATCTGGTGCGCGCGCTGTTCCCCTGCGGATCGGTCACCGGGGCGCCCAAGATCCGCGCGATGGAGCTGATCGACAAGGTCGAGCGCGATTCACGCGGTCCCTATTGCGGAGCCATCGGGCGGATCGGCGTCGATGGAGAAGCCGCCTTCAACGTCGCCATCCGCACCCTGCGCCTGACCGAGATCGAGAACGGTCGGGGTAAGGCGGTGCTGGGCGTGGGCGGCGCTATCGTCGCCGACAGCGATGCGCGGACCGAATGGCGTGAGGCGCTGCTGAAGGGCGGCTTCGTCCGCGCCGCTCCCGGCTTTGCTGCGAGCGGCTGCGACCTGATCGAAACCATGCGCTTCGATCCGGATGGCGGGATCGCCCGGCTCGAACTGCATCTGGCGCGCATACGGGACAGCGCCACCACGCTCGGTTTCGCCTTCGACCGGCACGAGGCGCGCAATTGCCTCCATGCGCTGTGCTTCGATCTCGAACAACCGATGGTGGTGCGCCTACTCGTTTCTCGCGGTGGGGCAATCGCGCTGGAAGCGAAGCGTCTGCCCGATCACTGGCCCGATCCCGCCGGGGCGATCGCCTTGCCGCTGCCCGTCGATCCAGGCGACGTGCGCCTGCGACACAAGACCTCCGACCGCGGCTTTTACGATGATGCCCACGACGTCGCACTGTCGGAAGGCGCCGCCGAGGCGATCCTCGTGCGCGACGATGGTCTAGTGACCGAAGGCGCGATTTCCAATATCTTCCTGCGTGGGGCGGACGGCGTGCTGCTGACCCCGCCCGCCACGCTCGGCCTGTTGCCCGGCGTGCTACGCCGGTCCCTCCTCGAAAGCGGCGAAGCGCGCGAGGCGGAGCTGACGCTGGACGATCTGGCCGAGGGCTTCCTGCTCGGCAATTCGGTGCGCGGGCTCCATCCGGCAAGGCTCAAACGATGA